From a region of the Canis lupus dingo isolate Sandy chromosome 5, ASM325472v2, whole genome shotgun sequence genome:
- the PIK3CD gene encoding phosphatidylinositol 4,5-bisphosphate 3-kinase catalytic subunit delta isoform isoform X5 → MPPGVDCPMEFWTKEENQSVAVDFLLPTGVYLNFPVSRNANLSTIKKVLWHRAQYEPLFHMLSDPEAYVFTCVNQTAEQQELEDEQRRLCDIQPFLPVLRLVAREGDRVKKLVNSQISLLIGKGLHEFDSLRDPEVNDFRTKMRQFCEEAAARRQQLGWEAWLQYCFPLQLEPSARSWGPGTLRVPSRALLVNVKFEGSEESFTFQVSTKDVPLALMACALRKKATVFRQPLVEQPEDYTLQVNGKHEYLYGSYPLCQFQYICSCLHSGLTPHLTMVHSSSILAMRDEQSNPAPQVQKPRTKPPPIPMKKPSSLSLWSLEQPFCVELIQGSKVNADERMKLVVQAGLFHGNETLCKTVSSSEVSVCSEPVWKQRLEFDINVCDLPRMARLCFALYAVIEKAKKARSTKKKSKKADCPIAWANLMLFDYKDQLKTGECCLYMWPSVPDEKGELLNPTGTVRSNPNTESAAALVICLPEVAPYPVYYPTLDKILELGRHGEHGRFSEEEQLQLREILERRGSGELYEHEKDLVWKMRHEVQERFPEALARLLLVTKWNKHEDVAQMLYLLCSWPELPVLSALELLDFSFPDRHVGSFAIKSLRKLTDDELFQYLLQLVQVLKYESYLDCELTKFLLDRALANRKIGHFLFWHLRSEMHVPSVALRFGLIMEAYCRGSTHHMKVLMKQGEALSKLKALNDFVKVSSQKTTKPQTKELMHLCMRQEAYLEALSNLQSPLDPSTLLAEVCVEQCTFMDSKMKPLWVMYSNEEAGSDGSVGIIFKNGDDLRQDMLTLQMIQLMDVLWKQEGLDLRMTPYGCLSTGDRTGLIEVVLHSDTIANIQLNKSNMAATAAFNKDALLNWLKSKNPGEALDRAIEEFTLSCAGYCVATYVLGIGDRHSDNIMIRENGQLFHIDFGHFLGNFKTKFGINRERVPFILTYDFVHVIQQGKTNNSEKFERFRGYCERAYTILRRHGLLFLHLFALMRAAGLPELSCSKDIQYLKDSLALGKTEEEALKHFRVKFNEALRESWKTKVNWLAHNVSKDNRQ, encoded by the exons ATGCCCCCTGGGGTTGACTGCCCCATGGAATTCTGGACCAAGGAGGAGAATCAGAGTGTGGCTGTTGACTTCCTGTTGCCCACTGGGGTCTATCTGAATTTCCCTGTGTCCCGGAATGCCAACCTCAGCACCATCAAGAAG GTGTTGTGGCACCGAGCCCAGTATGAGCCACTCTTCCACATGCTCAGCGACCCTGAGGCCTATGTGTTCACCTGCGTCAACCAGACTGCGGAGCAGCAGGAGCTGGAAGATGAGCAGCGGCGGCTATGTGACATCCAACCCTTCCTGCCAGTGCTGCGCCTGGTGGCCCGAGAGGGTGACAGGGTGAAGAAGCTTGTCAACTCACAGATCAGCCTCCTCATCGGCAAAG GCCTCCATGAGTTCGACTCCTTGCGGGACCCTGAGGTGAATGACTTTCGCACCAAGATGCGCCAGTTCTGTGAGGAGGCGGCCGCCCGGCGGCAGCAACTGGGCTGGGAGGCCTGGCTTCAGTATTGCTTCCCCCTGCAGCTGGAGCCCTCCGCCCGGAGCTGGGGGCCTGGCACCCTGCGGGTCCCCAGCCGGGCCCTCCTGGTCAACGTCAAGTTCGAGGGCAGCGAG GAGAGCTTCACCTTCCAGGTGTCCACCAAGGATGTGCCGCTGGCGCTGATGGCCTGTGCCCTCCGGAAGAAGGCCACGGTGTTCCGGCAGCCGCTGGTGGAGCAGCCGGAGGACTACACGCTGCAGGTGAACGGGAAGCACGAGTACCTGTATGGCAGCTACCCCCTCTGCCAGTTCCAG TACATCTGCAGCTGCCTGCACAGCGGGCTGACCCCCCACCTGACCATGGTGCACTCTTCCTCCATCCTCGCCATGCGGGACGAGCAGAGCAACCCTGCCCCCCAAGTCCAAAAACCACGCACCAAACCACCCCCCATTCCCATGAAGAAG ccttctTCCTTGTCCCTGTGGTCCCTGGAGCAGCCTTTCTGCGTGGAGCTGATCCAGGGCAGCAAAGTGAATGCCGATGAGCGGATGAAG CTGGTGGTGCAGGCTGGGCTTTTCCACGGCAATGAGACGCTGTGCAAGACGGTGTCGAGCTCGGAGGTGAGCGTGTGCTCAGAGCCTGTGTGGAAACAGCGACTGGAGTTCGACATCAACGTGTGTGACCTGCCTCGCATGGCCCGTCTCTGCTTTGCACTTTATGCTGTGATCGAGAAGGCCAAGAAGGCTCGCTCGACCAAGAAGAAGTCCAAGAAGGCG GACTGCCCCATCGCCTGGGCCAACCTCATGCTGTTTGACTATAAGGACCAGCTCAAGACCGGTGAATGCTGCCTGTACATGTGGCCCTCCGTCCCAG ACGAGAAAGGGGAGCTGCTGAACCCCACAGGAACAGTGCGGAGTAACCCCAACACAGAGAGCGCAGCGGCCCTGGTCATCTGCCTGCCTGAGGTGGCTCCCTACCCCGTCTACTACCCCACCCTGGACAAG ATTCTGGAGCTGGGGCGACACGGCGAGCATGGGCGCTTCAGTGAGGAGGAG CAGCTACAGCTGCGGGAAATCCTGGAGCGGCGGGGGTCCGGGGAGCTGTATGAGCACGAGAAGGACCTGGTGTGGAAGATGCGGCACGAGGTCCAGGAGCGCTTCCCCGAGGCGCTGGCCCGCCTGCTGCTGGTCACCAAGTGGAACAAGCATGAGGATGTGGcccag ATGCTCTACCTGCTGTGCTCGTGGCCTGAGCTGCCCGTCCTGAGCGCCCTGGAGCTGCTGGACTTCAGCTTCCCGGACCGCCACGTGGGCTCCTTCGCCATCAAGTCTCTGCGGAAGCTGAC GGACGATGAGCTTTTCCAGTACCTGCTGCAGCTGGTGCAGGTGCTCAAGTACGAATCCTACCTCGACTGCGAACTGACCAAGTTCCTGCTGGACCGGGCCCTGGCCAACCGCAAGATTGGCCACTTCCTCTTCTGGCACCTCCG ctccGAGATGCACGTGCCATCCGTGGCTCTGCGCTTCGGCCTCATCATGGAGGCCTACTGCAGGGGCAGCACCCACCACATGAAGGTGCTCATGAAGCAG GGGGAGGCGCTGAGCAAACTGAAGGCTCTAAACGACTTTGTCAAAGTGAGCTCCCAGAAGACCACCAAGCCCCAGACCAAGGAGCTGATGCACCTGTGCATGCGCCAGGAGGCCTACCTGGAGGCCCTCTCCAACCTGCAGTCCCCACTGGACCCCAGTACCCTGCTGGCTGAAGTCTG CGTGGAGCAGTGCACCTTCATGGACTCTAAGATGAAGCCCCTGTGGGTCATGTACAGCAACGAGGAGGCAGGCAGTGATGGCAGCGTGGGCATCATCTTCAAGAATGGGGACG ACCTCCGCCAGGACATGCTGACTTTACAGATGATCCAGCTCATGGACGTCCTGTGGAAGCAGGAGGGATTGGACCTGAG GATGACCCCCTATGGCTGCCTCTCCACCGGGGACCGCACAGGCCTCATCGAGGTGGTGCTTCACTCGGACACCATCGCCAACATCCAGCTAAACAAAAGCAACATGGCGGCCACAGCTGCCTTCAACAAGGATGCCCTGCTCAACTGGCTCAAGTCCAAGAACCCAGG GGAGGCCTTGGATCGAGCCATTGAGGAGTTCACCCTCTCCTGTGCCGGCTACTGTGTGGCCACTTACGTGCTGGGCATCGGTGATCGGCACAGCGACAACATCATGATCCGCGAGAATGGGCAG CTGTTCCACATCGATTTTGGCCACTTTCTGGGTAATTTCAAGACCAAGTTTGGAATCAACCGTGAGCGAGTCCCGTTCATCCTCACATATGACTTTGTGCACGTGATCCAGCAAGGGAAGACGAATAACAGTGAGAAATTTGAAAG ATTCCGAGGTTACTGTGAGCGAGCCTACACCATCCTGCGGCGCCATGGGCTGCTCTTCCTCCACCTCTTTGCCCTGATGCGGGCTGCCGGCCTGCCTGAGCTCAGCTGCTCCAAAGACATCCAGTACCTCAAG GACTCTCTGGCGTTGGGAaagacagaggaggaggctcTAAAGCACTTCCGAGTGAAGTTTAACGAAGCCCTCCGGGAGAGCTGGAAGACCAAAGTGAACTGGCTGGCCCACAATGTGTCCAAAGATAACAGGCAATAG
- the PIK3CD gene encoding phosphatidylinositol 4,5-bisphosphate 3-kinase catalytic subunit delta isoform isoform X4 → MPPGVDCPMEFWTKEENQSVAVDFLLPTGVYLNFPVSRNANLSTIKKVLWHRAQYEPLFHMLSDPEAYVFTCVNQTAEQQELEDEQRRLCDIQPFLPVLRLVAREGDRVKKLVNSQISLLIGKGLHEFDSLRDPEVNDFRTKMRQFCEEAAARRQQLGWEAWLQYCFPLQLEPSARSWGPGTLRVPSRALLVNVKFEGSEESFTFQVSTKDVPLALMACALRKKATVFRQPLVEQPEDYTLQVNGKHEYLYGSYPLCQFQYICSCLHSGLTPHLTMVHSSSILAMRDEQSNPAPQVQKPRTKPPPIPMKKPSSLSLWSLEQPFCVELIQGSKVNADERMKLVVQAGLFHGNETLCKTVSSSEDCPIAWANLMLFDYKDQLKTGECCLYMWPSVPDEKGELLNPTGTVRSNPNTESAAALVICLPEVAPYPVYYPTLDKILELGRHGEHGRFSEEEQLQLREILERRGSGELYEHEKDLVWKMRHEVQERFPEALARLLLVTKWNKHEDVAQMLYLLCSWPELPVLSALELLDFSFPDRHVGSFAIKSLRKLTDDELFQYLLQLVQVLKYESYLDCELTKFLLDRALANRKIGHFLFWHLRSEMHVPSVALRFGLIMEAYCRGSTHHMKVLMKQGEALSKLKALNDFVKVSSQKTTKPQTKELMHLCMRQEAYLEALSNLQSPLDPSTLLAEVCVEQCTFMDSKMKPLWVMYSNEEAGSDGSVGIIFKNGDDLRQDMLTLQMIQLMDVLWKQEGLDLRMTPYGCLSTGDRTGLIEVVLHSDTIANIQLNKSNMAATAAFNKDALLNWLKSKNPGEALDRAIEEFTLSCAGYCVATYVLGIGDRHSDNIMIRENGQLFHIDFGHFLGNFKTKFGINRERVPFILTYDFVHVIQQGKTNNSEKFERFRGYCERAYTILRRHGLLFLHLFALMRAAGLPELSCSKDIQYLKFGRSWGFMRVVSPKPLFGAWSMQNEAAPSLPLELVSNAEDKATCLPPLPQGAETSWLELASHFDGGSGGPSWFGIRTKSFSQGRGRWVSPDFLPANSFRREFTMLGAEGLRH, encoded by the exons ATGCCCCCTGGGGTTGACTGCCCCATGGAATTCTGGACCAAGGAGGAGAATCAGAGTGTGGCTGTTGACTTCCTGTTGCCCACTGGGGTCTATCTGAATTTCCCTGTGTCCCGGAATGCCAACCTCAGCACCATCAAGAAG GTGTTGTGGCACCGAGCCCAGTATGAGCCACTCTTCCACATGCTCAGCGACCCTGAGGCCTATGTGTTCACCTGCGTCAACCAGACTGCGGAGCAGCAGGAGCTGGAAGATGAGCAGCGGCGGCTATGTGACATCCAACCCTTCCTGCCAGTGCTGCGCCTGGTGGCCCGAGAGGGTGACAGGGTGAAGAAGCTTGTCAACTCACAGATCAGCCTCCTCATCGGCAAAG GCCTCCATGAGTTCGACTCCTTGCGGGACCCTGAGGTGAATGACTTTCGCACCAAGATGCGCCAGTTCTGTGAGGAGGCGGCCGCCCGGCGGCAGCAACTGGGCTGGGAGGCCTGGCTTCAGTATTGCTTCCCCCTGCAGCTGGAGCCCTCCGCCCGGAGCTGGGGGCCTGGCACCCTGCGGGTCCCCAGCCGGGCCCTCCTGGTCAACGTCAAGTTCGAGGGCAGCGAG GAGAGCTTCACCTTCCAGGTGTCCACCAAGGATGTGCCGCTGGCGCTGATGGCCTGTGCCCTCCGGAAGAAGGCCACGGTGTTCCGGCAGCCGCTGGTGGAGCAGCCGGAGGACTACACGCTGCAGGTGAACGGGAAGCACGAGTACCTGTATGGCAGCTACCCCCTCTGCCAGTTCCAG TACATCTGCAGCTGCCTGCACAGCGGGCTGACCCCCCACCTGACCATGGTGCACTCTTCCTCCATCCTCGCCATGCGGGACGAGCAGAGCAACCCTGCCCCCCAAGTCCAAAAACCACGCACCAAACCACCCCCCATTCCCATGAAGAAG ccttctTCCTTGTCCCTGTGGTCCCTGGAGCAGCCTTTCTGCGTGGAGCTGATCCAGGGCAGCAAAGTGAATGCCGATGAGCGGATGAAG CTGGTGGTGCAGGCTGGGCTTTTCCACGGCAATGAGACGCTGTGCAAGACGGTGTCGAGCTCGGAG GACTGCCCCATCGCCTGGGCCAACCTCATGCTGTTTGACTATAAGGACCAGCTCAAGACCGGTGAATGCTGCCTGTACATGTGGCCCTCCGTCCCAG ACGAGAAAGGGGAGCTGCTGAACCCCACAGGAACAGTGCGGAGTAACCCCAACACAGAGAGCGCAGCGGCCCTGGTCATCTGCCTGCCTGAGGTGGCTCCCTACCCCGTCTACTACCCCACCCTGGACAAG ATTCTGGAGCTGGGGCGACACGGCGAGCATGGGCGCTTCAGTGAGGAGGAG CAGCTACAGCTGCGGGAAATCCTGGAGCGGCGGGGGTCCGGGGAGCTGTATGAGCACGAGAAGGACCTGGTGTGGAAGATGCGGCACGAGGTCCAGGAGCGCTTCCCCGAGGCGCTGGCCCGCCTGCTGCTGGTCACCAAGTGGAACAAGCATGAGGATGTGGcccag ATGCTCTACCTGCTGTGCTCGTGGCCTGAGCTGCCCGTCCTGAGCGCCCTGGAGCTGCTGGACTTCAGCTTCCCGGACCGCCACGTGGGCTCCTTCGCCATCAAGTCTCTGCGGAAGCTGAC GGACGATGAGCTTTTCCAGTACCTGCTGCAGCTGGTGCAGGTGCTCAAGTACGAATCCTACCTCGACTGCGAACTGACCAAGTTCCTGCTGGACCGGGCCCTGGCCAACCGCAAGATTGGCCACTTCCTCTTCTGGCACCTCCG ctccGAGATGCACGTGCCATCCGTGGCTCTGCGCTTCGGCCTCATCATGGAGGCCTACTGCAGGGGCAGCACCCACCACATGAAGGTGCTCATGAAGCAG GGGGAGGCGCTGAGCAAACTGAAGGCTCTAAACGACTTTGTCAAAGTGAGCTCCCAGAAGACCACCAAGCCCCAGACCAAGGAGCTGATGCACCTGTGCATGCGCCAGGAGGCCTACCTGGAGGCCCTCTCCAACCTGCAGTCCCCACTGGACCCCAGTACCCTGCTGGCTGAAGTCTG CGTGGAGCAGTGCACCTTCATGGACTCTAAGATGAAGCCCCTGTGGGTCATGTACAGCAACGAGGAGGCAGGCAGTGATGGCAGCGTGGGCATCATCTTCAAGAATGGGGACG ACCTCCGCCAGGACATGCTGACTTTACAGATGATCCAGCTCATGGACGTCCTGTGGAAGCAGGAGGGATTGGACCTGAG GATGACCCCCTATGGCTGCCTCTCCACCGGGGACCGCACAGGCCTCATCGAGGTGGTGCTTCACTCGGACACCATCGCCAACATCCAGCTAAACAAAAGCAACATGGCGGCCACAGCTGCCTTCAACAAGGATGCCCTGCTCAACTGGCTCAAGTCCAAGAACCCAGG GGAGGCCTTGGATCGAGCCATTGAGGAGTTCACCCTCTCCTGTGCCGGCTACTGTGTGGCCACTTACGTGCTGGGCATCGGTGATCGGCACAGCGACAACATCATGATCCGCGAGAATGGGCAG CTGTTCCACATCGATTTTGGCCACTTTCTGGGTAATTTCAAGACCAAGTTTGGAATCAACCGTGAGCGAGTCCCGTTCATCCTCACATATGACTTTGTGCACGTGATCCAGCAAGGGAAGACGAATAACAGTGAGAAATTTGAAAG ATTCCGAGGTTACTGTGAGCGAGCCTACACCATCCTGCGGCGCCATGGGCTGCTCTTCCTCCACCTCTTTGCCCTGATGCGGGCTGCCGGCCTGCCTGAGCTCAGCTGCTCCAAAGACATCCAGTACCTCAAG TTTGGGAGAAGCTGGGGGTTCATGAGGGTGGTCAGCCCCAAGCCCCTCTTTGGTGCCTGGTCCATGCAGAATGaagctgccccctccctccccctggagTTAGTTTCCAATGCAGAAGACAAGGCCACATGTCTCCCACCGCTCCCCCAGGGGGCCGAGACTTCCTGGCTCGAGCTGGCATCTCACTTTGATGGTGGGTCAGGAGGCCCATCTTGGTTTGGGATCAGAACCAAGAGCTTTTCCCAGGGGAGAGGTCGGTGGGTGTCTCCTGATTTCCTTCCTGCAAATTCTTTCAGGAGGGAATTTACAATGTTGGGGGCAGAGGGGTTGCGGCATTGA
- the PIK3CD gene encoding phosphatidylinositol 4,5-bisphosphate 3-kinase catalytic subunit delta isoform isoform X1 — translation MPPGVDCPMEFWTKEENQSVAVDFLLPTGVYLNFPVSRNANLSTIKKVLWHRAQYEPLFHMLSDPEAYVFTCVNQTAEQQELEDEQRRLCDIQPFLPVLRLVAREGDRVKKLVNSQISLLIGKGLHEFDSLRDPEVNDFRTKMRQFCEEAAARRQQLGWEAWLQYCFPLQLEPSARSWGPGTLRVPSRALLVNVKFEGSEESFTFQVSTKDVPLALMACALRKKATVFRQPLVEQPEDYTLQVNGKHEYLYGSYPLCQFQYICSCLHSGLTPHLTMVHSSSILAMRDEQSNPAPQVQKPRTKPPPIPMKKPSSLSLWSLEQPFCVELIQGSKVNADERMKLVVQAGLFHGNETLCKTVSSSEVSVCSEPVWKQRLEFDINVCDLPRMARLCFALYAVIEKAKKARSTKKKSKKADCPIAWANLMLFDYKDQLKTGECCLYMWPSVPDEKGELLNPTGTVRSNPNTESAAALVICLPEVAPYPVYYPTLDKILELGRHGEHGRFSEEEQLQLREILERRGSGELYEHEKDLVWKMRHEVQERFPEALARLLLVTKWNKHEDVAQMLYLLCSWPELPVLSALELLDFSFPDRHVGSFAIKSLRKLTDDELFQYLLQLVQVLKYESYLDCELTKFLLDRALANRKIGHFLFWHLRSEMHVPSVALRFGLIMEAYCRGSTHHMKVLMKQGEALSKLKALNDFVKVSSQKTTKPQTKELMHLCMRQEAYLEALSNLQSPLDPSTLLAEVCVEQCTFMDSKMKPLWVMYSNEEAGSDGSVGIIFKNGDDLRQDMLTLQMIQLMDVLWKQEGLDLRMTPYGCLSTGDRTGLIEVVLHSDTIANIQLNKSNMAATAAFNKDALLNWLKSKNPGEALDRAIEEFTLSCAGYCVATYVLGIGDRHSDNIMIRENGQLFHIDFGHFLGNFKTKFGINRERVPFILTYDFVHVIQQGKTNNSEKFERFRGYCERAYTILRRHGLLFLHLFALMRAAGLPELSCSKDIQYLKFGRSWGFMRVVSPKPLFGAWSMQNEAAPSLPLELVSNAEDKATCLPPLPQGAETSWLELASHFDGGSGGPSWFGIRTKSFSQGRGRWVSPDFLPANSFRREFTMLGAEGLRH, via the exons ATGCCCCCTGGGGTTGACTGCCCCATGGAATTCTGGACCAAGGAGGAGAATCAGAGTGTGGCTGTTGACTTCCTGTTGCCCACTGGGGTCTATCTGAATTTCCCTGTGTCCCGGAATGCCAACCTCAGCACCATCAAGAAG GTGTTGTGGCACCGAGCCCAGTATGAGCCACTCTTCCACATGCTCAGCGACCCTGAGGCCTATGTGTTCACCTGCGTCAACCAGACTGCGGAGCAGCAGGAGCTGGAAGATGAGCAGCGGCGGCTATGTGACATCCAACCCTTCCTGCCAGTGCTGCGCCTGGTGGCCCGAGAGGGTGACAGGGTGAAGAAGCTTGTCAACTCACAGATCAGCCTCCTCATCGGCAAAG GCCTCCATGAGTTCGACTCCTTGCGGGACCCTGAGGTGAATGACTTTCGCACCAAGATGCGCCAGTTCTGTGAGGAGGCGGCCGCCCGGCGGCAGCAACTGGGCTGGGAGGCCTGGCTTCAGTATTGCTTCCCCCTGCAGCTGGAGCCCTCCGCCCGGAGCTGGGGGCCTGGCACCCTGCGGGTCCCCAGCCGGGCCCTCCTGGTCAACGTCAAGTTCGAGGGCAGCGAG GAGAGCTTCACCTTCCAGGTGTCCACCAAGGATGTGCCGCTGGCGCTGATGGCCTGTGCCCTCCGGAAGAAGGCCACGGTGTTCCGGCAGCCGCTGGTGGAGCAGCCGGAGGACTACACGCTGCAGGTGAACGGGAAGCACGAGTACCTGTATGGCAGCTACCCCCTCTGCCAGTTCCAG TACATCTGCAGCTGCCTGCACAGCGGGCTGACCCCCCACCTGACCATGGTGCACTCTTCCTCCATCCTCGCCATGCGGGACGAGCAGAGCAACCCTGCCCCCCAAGTCCAAAAACCACGCACCAAACCACCCCCCATTCCCATGAAGAAG ccttctTCCTTGTCCCTGTGGTCCCTGGAGCAGCCTTTCTGCGTGGAGCTGATCCAGGGCAGCAAAGTGAATGCCGATGAGCGGATGAAG CTGGTGGTGCAGGCTGGGCTTTTCCACGGCAATGAGACGCTGTGCAAGACGGTGTCGAGCTCGGAGGTGAGCGTGTGCTCAGAGCCTGTGTGGAAACAGCGACTGGAGTTCGACATCAACGTGTGTGACCTGCCTCGCATGGCCCGTCTCTGCTTTGCACTTTATGCTGTGATCGAGAAGGCCAAGAAGGCTCGCTCGACCAAGAAGAAGTCCAAGAAGGCG GACTGCCCCATCGCCTGGGCCAACCTCATGCTGTTTGACTATAAGGACCAGCTCAAGACCGGTGAATGCTGCCTGTACATGTGGCCCTCCGTCCCAG ACGAGAAAGGGGAGCTGCTGAACCCCACAGGAACAGTGCGGAGTAACCCCAACACAGAGAGCGCAGCGGCCCTGGTCATCTGCCTGCCTGAGGTGGCTCCCTACCCCGTCTACTACCCCACCCTGGACAAG ATTCTGGAGCTGGGGCGACACGGCGAGCATGGGCGCTTCAGTGAGGAGGAG CAGCTACAGCTGCGGGAAATCCTGGAGCGGCGGGGGTCCGGGGAGCTGTATGAGCACGAGAAGGACCTGGTGTGGAAGATGCGGCACGAGGTCCAGGAGCGCTTCCCCGAGGCGCTGGCCCGCCTGCTGCTGGTCACCAAGTGGAACAAGCATGAGGATGTGGcccag ATGCTCTACCTGCTGTGCTCGTGGCCTGAGCTGCCCGTCCTGAGCGCCCTGGAGCTGCTGGACTTCAGCTTCCCGGACCGCCACGTGGGCTCCTTCGCCATCAAGTCTCTGCGGAAGCTGAC GGACGATGAGCTTTTCCAGTACCTGCTGCAGCTGGTGCAGGTGCTCAAGTACGAATCCTACCTCGACTGCGAACTGACCAAGTTCCTGCTGGACCGGGCCCTGGCCAACCGCAAGATTGGCCACTTCCTCTTCTGGCACCTCCG ctccGAGATGCACGTGCCATCCGTGGCTCTGCGCTTCGGCCTCATCATGGAGGCCTACTGCAGGGGCAGCACCCACCACATGAAGGTGCTCATGAAGCAG GGGGAGGCGCTGAGCAAACTGAAGGCTCTAAACGACTTTGTCAAAGTGAGCTCCCAGAAGACCACCAAGCCCCAGACCAAGGAGCTGATGCACCTGTGCATGCGCCAGGAGGCCTACCTGGAGGCCCTCTCCAACCTGCAGTCCCCACTGGACCCCAGTACCCTGCTGGCTGAAGTCTG CGTGGAGCAGTGCACCTTCATGGACTCTAAGATGAAGCCCCTGTGGGTCATGTACAGCAACGAGGAGGCAGGCAGTGATGGCAGCGTGGGCATCATCTTCAAGAATGGGGACG ACCTCCGCCAGGACATGCTGACTTTACAGATGATCCAGCTCATGGACGTCCTGTGGAAGCAGGAGGGATTGGACCTGAG GATGACCCCCTATGGCTGCCTCTCCACCGGGGACCGCACAGGCCTCATCGAGGTGGTGCTTCACTCGGACACCATCGCCAACATCCAGCTAAACAAAAGCAACATGGCGGCCACAGCTGCCTTCAACAAGGATGCCCTGCTCAACTGGCTCAAGTCCAAGAACCCAGG GGAGGCCTTGGATCGAGCCATTGAGGAGTTCACCCTCTCCTGTGCCGGCTACTGTGTGGCCACTTACGTGCTGGGCATCGGTGATCGGCACAGCGACAACATCATGATCCGCGAGAATGGGCAG CTGTTCCACATCGATTTTGGCCACTTTCTGGGTAATTTCAAGACCAAGTTTGGAATCAACCGTGAGCGAGTCCCGTTCATCCTCACATATGACTTTGTGCACGTGATCCAGCAAGGGAAGACGAATAACAGTGAGAAATTTGAAAG ATTCCGAGGTTACTGTGAGCGAGCCTACACCATCCTGCGGCGCCATGGGCTGCTCTTCCTCCACCTCTTTGCCCTGATGCGGGCTGCCGGCCTGCCTGAGCTCAGCTGCTCCAAAGACATCCAGTACCTCAAG TTTGGGAGAAGCTGGGGGTTCATGAGGGTGGTCAGCCCCAAGCCCCTCTTTGGTGCCTGGTCCATGCAGAATGaagctgccccctccctccccctggagTTAGTTTCCAATGCAGAAGACAAGGCCACATGTCTCCCACCGCTCCCCCAGGGGGCCGAGACTTCCTGGCTCGAGCTGGCATCTCACTTTGATGGTGGGTCAGGAGGCCCATCTTGGTTTGGGATCAGAACCAAGAGCTTTTCCCAGGGGAGAGGTCGGTGGGTGTCTCCTGATTTCCTTCCTGCAAATTCTTTCAGGAGGGAATTTACAATGTTGGGGGCAGAGGGGTTGCGGCATTGA